The stretch of DNA AGAACAGTTTGTTCATTTACCTGTATAACCTTCAGGCTTTAGGTACATCATATCAGTATATTGTACTATTACCAACCTTGTTGCAATATCACACCAAATATAAAATGTTAGAGGTCAAAATTTATCATAGGCTATTTAGAAATTACAACTCAGAAAAACATTCCCTCTTtggtgtacaaaacatgaagaacacctgttctttccatgaccaggtgaaagctaggatcccttattgatgtcacttgttaaatccacttgaaTCAGTGAATGATcaagacaaaatatttcagtgcctttgaacggggtatggtattaGGGTGCtgggcacaccggtttgtgtcaagaactgcaatgctgctgggtttttcacgctcagcaGTTTCCTGTGTGAATTAAGAATACCAAGTGTATCAGTTTCCTGCTACCTCATTACTTTGAGTGGGTATGTCCTGTAAATAGAGTTTCTCTAAATGTTTACAAAAGGTTGATCGCCAACTTGTTTATCCCACCTTGAGAGATTTATATTTCATGTCTAAAAGAGCTTCAAAAGATTGACAAAACTATTCTGGAGCTCTGTGTTTGGACACCCTATCCCATAAACAAAGTCTATTCTATCCGTATCATGGACATTCATTGTTACAGCGTGATTGACATTTAAAGGTAATGTCCTCCGTTAGCGGAGAcggcatatgtcggctcaatcagaaattacctttacatttctatcccAAAATCTGTAACGCTTTAGTCCTAATGCTGGTTAAGCAGGCTCTGCCAAGGGCACACACTTAAACAAGCACCGGTCATCTGTTTGAGCATAAAAATACATTTGCTTATGTACTCTAACTGGATTGCAGACCAAGAGCTTGACAGCAGCTACTGTACACGAGACTTACCAGTGCATAATTTCTAGTTTTAGCCATAGGATAATACATTTACAGTATTTTCCCTGAAGTTTCAATAGCGAATTTCATATCAAACTGCAGTATTTATAAAGAAATATCTGAGAGCATTGGTGAAATATCCATTCACCATATCCCTGTTCAATTTGTACTCAATAGACTAACTAGAGTTGAGCTCTTCCCTTGAATGCTGTTGGTGAGAGGAATATATCCAATGGTGAGCTTTGCATCATGATTGCAGCCAGGGATCTCTCATAGTCTCCCAAACAGAGCCATCACTAGCCCCGGCATGATTAACAGAGCCATGTGACCAGGCCCTCCTGAAGCTGAGTTGGAAATCTTGATACGTCCCTCTATAGCCGGATGCACCTTCTTCCTCTCAGCAATGTAGCTGGCCACCACCGATATGTCCATGTCACCtgaaagagaaacagacacagtttGTGACGTCAAGAACATTTTAATTTTCAACCCTCGTGCAACAGTTCACAAACATTGCTTGGTCTGTGATGGTTGTACAACAGAAAATGACCAAAGGGTTCCTGTTCATAAGGAAGTTGAGTCTGCAGAGAGGAGCTCACCCATAGAGATAGATTGTCTACGTCGCAAATGGCACTCTTTCCTTCCtgtgccctatgtagtgcaccacctttgaccgggaccctggtcaaaagtagtgcactatacagggaatagggtaccatttaggacATAACCATAGTGTTTTAATCTGTTCAGTTCTGTGAGCTCACCGCTGTCATGTTTCAGGTTCTCCTCTTTAATCATGGAGAATCCGTCTCCTCCTTCCACCATGTATGAGGGCAGGACCACCTTGTATAGCCTTCTGTCATCCAGAGGCTCATAGACAGGCACTCGGCAGTCCGTACAGAGCGCACTAATACTCCTAGCGCGCTCCCCAGGGGGCCTCGACATATCATACTCTACATGAAATCCTATTGAAATTGTACAAGAGGGAAATAAAATTAGTCCAAAACACAGCTGGAGACCAAACACCTGTCCTCATTCCTCTCCCTCATGTAGGTTCCTCAATCTGTTGCTGGACCTACTTATGTAACCAATATGTAACAAAAACTAAATTCAATAAAGGTGCACAGGCTCTTGGGGATAGACAGCTACTAGAGACACACTGAGtgttccacttcaatcagtgtagatgaaggggaggagacaagttaaagaaggatttttaggccttgagacatggattgtgtatatgtgccattcagagggtgaatgatcaAGACAgacttaagtgcctttgaatggggtatggtagtaagttccaggcgcaccagtttgtgtcaagaactgcaacactgctgggttttcatgctcaacagtttcctgtgtgtataaaGAATGATCTGTGGGGGAGTCTTGGATGGTTGAGGTCTCCGATTCGACAAAGTGGGGGATCTGTCGATTTGCCTTTGAGCGGGGCActtgaccctggttgctcctgTGGATTGCTCTGGAGCGTCTGCTAGATGACTGaaatgttgagcggcttcactgcggGTACggtagattgtatgttttaaaaaatcattaagataaaaaataaaaaaagattggTCCagcactcaaaggacatccagccagcttgacacaaatgtgggaagcattgagttgagtttattttttacagggacagtatacattaatcaacgtttcagtaaaagtgccggttttagccagacggctaattttcaaccacaGTCcatgggcaggttattaaaaacaattacaataacaatacagacaatcattgagcacacgcagagcaacatagaacaaataAGATGTAGACAGCGCAAAATAGCACAAAAAGCAACAAGACAAAatccataaaagcaacaaagtgtttccacacctcataagctacagacaacatggaaagcggcaatacacaactagggattatgttcacaaatctgattgacctttagccatgttttttgtgaaagtgtgatggGTAGCAGTTAtgtggcagtgtattccagacatgggaagctctcacagaaagcagattgactaaaggtgcttttccttaagggaactacaCAGTCAcatctcatggcagaccttgtggatctgctgccatatgtttgggttttctgtttaacaaaagtactgagtggagggggagtcaGGCCATTTccgatcttgaatacaagacatgcatcggtgtattgcacaatATTTTTCCAACTCAGGACCTCATgatttctgaggatgtaacagtgatgatggctattgggcttcctatcaagcactttgagagcctgtttgtagacagactgaatgggttttaatgttgtacagcaagcttgggcccaactagtcaagcagtatgttaagtgggggagtatcatagatttgaagtacagttttgctacctctgtaaaATTTTGTATAAATCATAAATTAGCtcggttgaatttggttatttgaattacctttttcacctGCTTTATAAAAGAGAGGtcggaatcaagtatgatgccaaggtacttaaaatcagataccacctggagcttctgccctgacacagacatctggctcagtagcattagttgttggagtcaacattggccagcatccctgtggaatgctttcgacccTTTGTAGTCTATTCCCAGACgaatgaggctgttctgagggcaaagggtggtgcaactcaatattaggaagattctcctaatgttttgtacactcagcgtaACTGCCCCTGGATGATGTCATATTGTGACCCTCTGTACCAATTAAAATAAAACAGTGTCTGATACCTGATACTTGAAGGAATTCCCCTGTGTTCCCTCCATATCTCCTGACGGAGTGCTCAAAAGCCTTCCTCAGAGTAGATCCCTTCAGCTGAACCAGATCATAGGTGCCTCCAAACGGCAACACAGCAATGAGGTCCTCCATCGTAATGGAACCTAATAAAAGACATTTCACTCAGTTTCCTCAGCCATTGCTGGAGTTTATTCTCTCTtaaacacacagggccagtttcCTGAACACATTAAGACTAGTCCTGGAGAaattgaaaatattttttttgtccaAGATtatgcttaatctgtgtccaggaaacggaCCCATAAAGGCACACACACCGTTTCGACTCCGCTCATCTATGGATGACCGTATCGATCCCCCTTGGAGGATGCAGGAGCTAACATGGTTccattgaagctcatctgcataTTTAATGTTGTGGTGTACCTACAGCGAAAAAACAGAGAGGATTTCAGTAGGTTACAGACAGGCCCAAAGGTACCTGCTTTGGTTAGCTTTTCTGAATACTACTACCGCACCATAGCGTCACAGATTAGGTTTCCCAGGTTGCATTCTCGGAACCTGCACTCTTCAAACGTTCCATTGAGATACACCAAGGTCTCCCCCACATACTGGGAGGAGTAATTGGCCAGGGCCTTTTTCCACTCGTTGACTTCAGCCAGAATACTGGGGTCTGACAAAACGGAATCATATACACTTACTATATACTCCATACAATATAATAATTCTAATGCGTGTGTACATTATAATGATCCTGATAGTGATAATAACAGTGTTGACGTTTTCATGGTGAACTCATGCTTATCATTGTATTAAGATAGTGACAGTGGACAGAGACATACTACTGATATATTACAGTATAAATAAAATATCACCATGCACTACCAGTATACAACTACTGTATATCCCCATGCACTACAAGTATACAACTACTGTATATCCCCATGCACTACAAGTATACAACTACTGTATATCACCATGCACTCACTCACTGCTGATGCAATCGAAGTCCATTTCACtgtgtacgtcccaaatggcatcctattccctatatagtgcactactttgaccagaactACTTCCTTGACAGGAGTAGAGGTAGAATTTATGTGCTTTGATTGGACATCAAACAGGCTATGTTGTTATGGAGTGTCTATGGTGCTGAGGTTAGAGGGAAACATCTGGTGCTTTCAATTACATTTCCAGTCTGTTGTTGTTGCTTTCATGTTCAGTTCTGACAGACAATTTTACCAGATGCAGGTGTTCTGAAGAAAGGGtgcctatgggtcctggtcaaaagtagtgcactatatagggaatatggtgccatttgggatgcacttactgtcaacttcccctcatTTTACTCAGCAGTACTGTACTCACCCTCTGGTACAGAGCTGTCCAGAAGAATGGGGTTGCCTGTGGACTGGAGCACGTTGCCAGCTTCGTCAAACGTAACCTTGAGGTAACCCAGATATTTCCCAAAGGCAAAGGCCTGCACCACAGGGACGTCACGCCCACCCTCTGACCTTACTATGACCGGGTAGGGACCTGCCGGGACCTCAGAGGAAGGCTGTTTTCCTAGAAACGGTGAATGTAAACCATTGAATTgattaacattgttaatatcaGTCATCAGTTGCATTGTACTCATGCGTAAGAAAACAGCGTTGCAATTTATACAACGCCTAAATGACTGTGGGGTGAATAAAGATTCAATGCAGCCTTCTTGCATTGCTAATTTCTGTGCTTTCCCACCACATAAGTGAACTGTATAGGCCTCCGTTCAAAGGGAAACCTTATAGCAATCATTGAATCACTCTCTTAGTCCCTCCCTTAGTCCTCTCTGGCTCAACTtaacccactctcccctacagtttATTGAAT from Salvelinus fontinalis isolate EN_2023a chromosome 20, ASM2944872v1, whole genome shotgun sequence encodes:
- the LOC129817595 gene encoding snake venom 5'-nucleotidase-like — translated: MGVREPVKSILFYLCICSHVCTEEWELTLLHTNDVHARVEETSKDSGKCTKPPCFAGVARRFTKIKEIRNRERNVMLLDAGDQFQGTVWFNVYKGAEAAHFMNKLGYDAMALGNHEFDNKVEGLIKPFLQEVKCTVLSANIKADDTLAPRISGLYFPYKVFDVDSKKVGVVGYTSKETPALSQTGPNLVFEDEIDALQLQVDKLITLGVNKIIALGHSGFVTDKEIARRVKGVDVVIGGHSNTFLYTGKQPSSEVPAGPYPVIVRSEGGRDVPVVQAFAFGKYLGYLKVTFDEAGNVLQSTGNPILLDSSVPEDPSILAEVNEWKKALANYSSQYVGETLVYLNGTFEECRFRECNLGNLICDAMVHHNIKYADELQWNHVSSCILQGGSIRSSIDERSRNGSITMEDLIAVLPFGGTYDLVQLKGSTLRKAFEHSVRRYGGNTGEFLQVSGFHVEYDMSRPPGERARSISALCTDCRVPVYEPLDDRRLYKVVLPSYMVEGGDGFSMIKEENLKHDSGDMDISVVASYIAERKKVHPAIEGRIKISNSASGGPGHMALLIMPGLVMALFGRL